Proteins from a single region of Sandaracinaceae bacterium:
- a CDS encoding YheU family protein has translation MDDHDDLHDPIVIPYQRLSEEALMGVVEEFITREGTDYGHTEVSFDDKRRAVLQQLRSGRAYIEFDPGSETCTLRARR, from the coding sequence ATGGACGACCACGACGACCTGCACGACCCCATCGTCATCCCCTACCAGCGCCTGAGCGAGGAGGCGCTGATGGGCGTGGTGGAGGAGTTCATCACCCGTGAGGGCACGGACTACGGGCACACCGAGGTGAGCTTCGACGACAAGCGCCGCGCCGTGCTGCAGCAGCTGCGCAGCGGGCGGGCCTACATCGAGTTCGACCCGGGCAGCGAGACGTGCACCCTGCGGGCGCGGCGCTAG
- a CDS encoding DEAD/DEAH box helicase: MSQSTPSLKEVAALWKRPSNRARLGLPVEVVAPMLGTPQLSSALGFMARRLDLTDMASFFAHPRIAEAFGRDPGDIDARRLLSALNELGEAPELHITRLDAGLPPEVAVARPAADADSVTAWIAEHDLDRLLDNTLTVLVDRVVGSTSLKSNLASASSITLRELRSMRPTDRRFRIDELAVLQSAAIDWLREAVEAKRLRAWREELWEQRPEEARLRILGARLKDLRREVLRQLPGKVGLPPRDVTLEFEEEPPALRMEPRGNAFAQRVTRVLFIDFEDSPLRVECRCMGPGAPPCEHALHVIDYALDIVHDPRSLLRPALGRLIAVPSWTRLLTRLESHVPALLAGPSLERVVFRVAPDERESVTLALQKRGKRGYSAGRRVSAEKLLEQSPEAVAPEDRAAVAAVREYELESRRSTHPLDTHAVLPLLAGHPRVYRADDPEQRVDVVAVPLTIALEMVPAGARVAIRVGTKNVEPSTRVPAVLSHDDVAQRRVAVAEVPPSLREIVLAAAAHPAVIPEEAFDRVIAVLLRLQSDALDVRLPEKMRGRAVPADARLVARLEPTGDESLRVTFLCRPAPGGPAFAPGRGPAFSIGSDDEGRLHVRRDLDAERQAADAARERFKLEHARADAEYTFRLDRLDEALDLLSRLRDASDVVDVEWPKEAMPWELRGGATAASLHVRVQRAEEWFAVGGDVTVDGETVPLQALLDAIRAGRRFVRVSGKRFARIEAQLRAQLEDIDATVFQDRHQLAVGAAALTRLADALDDDAFDADDAALTLIQAGRVAKDFEPTVPSELQASLRDYQAEGYAWMSRLAAWGVGGVLADEMGLGKTVQTIALLLARAADGPALVVAPTSVTSNWEAELLRFAPSLTPVMYRGARRAKLLDDVDPKQVFITSYDTLARDVEQLQGTRFGVLVVDEAQAIKNARTQRAKSVRAVHAHLRVALTGTPVENHLGELYSLMRVVNPGLLGTWAHFRERYALPIERDDDARQREQLRETLRPFILRRTKRAVAPELPPRTEVIHSVELSPEERALYEAERSDALTHLADDEGQRFELLAALTRLRRLACHPRLVHPDSAVPGSKLAAFMRLARELREEDHRALVFSQFTSHLAIVREALELARIPSLYLDGSTPQPERARLVDDYQQGRVPFFLISLKAGGTGLNLTAADYVIHLDPWWNPAAEDQASDRAHRIGQERPVTVVRLVSQDTIEESVLSLHARKRDLADSLLEGANVAGKLSTTELHELIAGQSRT, from the coding sequence ATGTCGCAGTCCACGCCGAGCCTGAAGGAGGTCGCTGCCCTCTGGAAGCGCCCCAGCAACCGAGCGCGTCTCGGGCTGCCGGTGGAGGTGGTGGCGCCCATGCTCGGCACCCCACAGCTGTCCAGCGCGCTGGGCTTCATGGCGCGCCGGCTGGACCTCACGGACATGGCGTCGTTCTTCGCGCACCCGCGCATCGCCGAGGCGTTCGGGCGTGACCCGGGGGACATCGACGCGCGCAGGCTGCTCAGCGCGCTGAACGAGCTCGGCGAGGCCCCCGAGCTGCACATCACGCGCCTCGACGCTGGCTTGCCGCCCGAGGTCGCCGTCGCGCGCCCCGCGGCCGACGCCGACTCGGTCACGGCGTGGATCGCCGAGCACGACCTCGACCGCCTGCTCGACAACACGCTCACCGTGCTGGTGGATCGCGTGGTCGGGTCCACTTCACTCAAGAGCAACCTGGCCAGCGCGTCGTCCATCACGCTGCGCGAGCTGCGCAGCATGCGCCCCACCGACCGACGCTTCCGCATCGACGAGCTGGCCGTGCTGCAGTCGGCCGCCATCGACTGGCTGCGCGAGGCGGTGGAGGCCAAGCGGCTGCGCGCGTGGCGCGAGGAGCTCTGGGAGCAGCGTCCAGAAGAAGCGCGCCTGCGCATCCTCGGCGCGCGCCTGAAGGACCTGCGCCGCGAGGTGCTGCGGCAGCTGCCGGGCAAGGTGGGGCTGCCCCCACGCGACGTGACCCTGGAGTTCGAGGAGGAGCCGCCCGCGCTGCGCATGGAGCCGCGCGGCAACGCCTTCGCGCAGCGCGTGACGCGGGTGCTCTTCATCGACTTCGAGGACTCGCCCCTGCGCGTGGAGTGCCGCTGCATGGGTCCGGGCGCGCCACCATGCGAGCACGCCCTGCACGTCATCGACTACGCGCTCGACATCGTGCACGACCCGCGCTCTCTGCTGCGCCCCGCGCTGGGGCGCTTGATCGCGGTTCCCAGCTGGACGCGCCTGCTGACGCGCCTCGAGTCGCACGTCCCGGCCTTGCTGGCCGGCCCCAGCCTCGAGCGTGTGGTGTTCCGCGTGGCCCCGGACGAGCGTGAGTCCGTCACCCTGGCGCTCCAGAAGCGGGGCAAGCGTGGCTACTCCGCGGGGCGTCGCGTGAGCGCCGAGAAGCTGCTCGAGCAGTCGCCCGAGGCGGTGGCTCCGGAGGACCGCGCTGCCGTCGCCGCCGTGCGCGAGTACGAGCTGGAGAGCCGCCGCTCCACCCACCCGCTGGACACGCATGCCGTGCTCCCCCTGCTGGCCGGGCACCCGCGCGTCTATCGTGCCGACGACCCCGAGCAGCGGGTGGACGTGGTCGCCGTGCCGCTCACCATCGCGCTCGAGATGGTGCCCGCGGGCGCACGCGTGGCCATCCGCGTCGGCACCAAGAACGTCGAGCCCAGCACGCGCGTGCCCGCCGTGCTCTCCCACGACGACGTCGCGCAGCGGCGCGTGGCCGTGGCCGAGGTGCCCCCGAGCCTGCGCGAGATCGTGCTAGCCGCGGCGGCGCACCCCGCGGTCATTCCCGAGGAGGCCTTCGACCGCGTCATCGCGGTGCTGCTGCGCCTGCAAAGCGATGCGCTGGACGTGCGCCTGCCCGAGAAGATGCGCGGGCGCGCCGTGCCGGCCGATGCGCGGCTCGTGGCTCGGCTGGAGCCCACCGGCGACGAATCACTCCGCGTCACCTTCCTGTGCCGCCCCGCGCCGGGCGGTCCCGCGTTCGCACCAGGGCGCGGCCCCGCCTTCAGCATCGGCTCGGACGATGAGGGCCGGCTGCACGTGCGGCGCGACCTCGACGCGGAGCGCCAGGCCGCGGACGCCGCGCGCGAGCGCTTCAAGCTGGAGCATGCGCGGGCGGACGCGGAGTACACCTTCCGCCTCGACCGCCTGGACGAGGCCCTGGACCTGCTCTCGCGGCTGCGCGACGCCAGCGACGTGGTGGACGTGGAGTGGCCCAAGGAGGCCATGCCCTGGGAGCTGCGGGGTGGCGCCACCGCTGCGTCGCTGCACGTGCGGGTGCAACGCGCCGAGGAGTGGTTCGCCGTAGGCGGCGACGTCACCGTGGACGGCGAGACCGTGCCGCTACAGGCTCTGCTCGACGCCATCCGAGCGGGTCGCCGGTTCGTGCGGGTGTCGGGCAAGCGCTTTGCCCGCATCGAGGCGCAGCTGCGCGCCCAGCTCGAGGACATCGACGCGACCGTCTTCCAAGACCGCCACCAGCTGGCCGTGGGCGCGGCCGCGCTCACGCGCTTGGCGGACGCGCTCGATGACGACGCCTTCGACGCGGACGACGCGGCGCTCACGCTCATCCAGGCGGGGCGCGTCGCGAAGGACTTCGAGCCCACCGTCCCGAGCGAGCTGCAGGCGTCGCTGCGCGACTACCAGGCCGAGGGCTATGCGTGGATGTCCCGCCTCGCCGCGTGGGGCGTCGGTGGAGTGCTCGCGGACGAGATGGGCCTCGGCAAGACGGTGCAGACCATCGCGCTCTTGCTCGCGCGCGCGGCGGACGGTCCTGCGCTGGTGGTCGCGCCCACCTCGGTGACCAGCAACTGGGAGGCGGAGCTGCTGCGCTTCGCGCCCTCGCTCACGCCGGTCATGTACCGCGGCGCGCGACGCGCGAAGCTGCTGGACGACGTGGACCCCAAGCAGGTCTTCATTACCAGCTACGACACGCTGGCGCGCGACGTGGAGCAGCTGCAGGGCACGCGCTTCGGCGTGCTGGTGGTGGACGAGGCCCAGGCCATCAAGAACGCCCGCACGCAACGCGCCAAGTCGGTGCGCGCGGTGCACGCCCACTTGCGCGTTGCGTTGACCGGCACACCCGTCGAGAACCACCTGGGCGAGCTCTACAGCCTGATGCGCGTCGTGAACCCCGGCCTCTTGGGCACGTGGGCGCACTTCCGCGAGCGCTACGCGCTGCCCATCGAGCGCGACGACGACGCGCGCCAGCGGGAGCAGCTGCGCGAGACCCTGCGCCCCTTCATCCTGCGCCGCACCAAGCGCGCCGTGGCGCCCGAGCTGCCGCCGCGCACCGAGGTCATCCACAGCGTGGAGCTCTCGCCCGAGGAGCGCGCCCTGTACGAGGCCGAGCGTAGCGACGCGTTGACGCACCTGGCTGACGACGAGGGCCAGCGCTTCGAGCTGCTGGCCGCGCTCACCCGCCTGCGGCGTCTGGCGTGCCACCCGCGCCTGGTGCACCCGGACTCCGCGGTACCCGGCTCCAAGCTCGCCGCGTTCATGCGCCTCGCGCGCGAGCTGCGCGAGGAGGACCACCGCGCGCTGGTGTTCAGTCAGTTCACCTCGCACCTGGCCATCGTGCGCGAGGCCCTCGAGCTGGCGCGCATCCCCTCGCTGTACCTGGACGGGTCCACGCCGCAGCCCGAGCGCGCTCGCCTGGTGGACGACTACCAACAGGGGCGCGTGCCCTTCTTCCTCATCTCGCTCAAGGCGGGTGGGACGGGGCTCAACCTCACGGCCGCCGACTACGTCATCCATCTGGACCCGTGGTGGAACCCCGCGGCCGAAGACCAGGCCAGCGACCGCGCGCACCGCATTGGGCAGGAGCGCCCCGTGACCGTGGTGCGCCTGGTCTCGCAGGACACCATCGAGGAGAGCGTGCTCTCGCTTCACGCGCGCAAGCGCGACCTGGCCGACAGCCTGCTCGAGGGGGCGAACGTGGCGGGCAAGCTCAGCACCACGGAGCTGCACGAGCTGATCGCAGGGCAGTCCCGCACGTGA
- a CDS encoding TonB family protein, with amino-acid sequence MYCQACGAKNTEDARFCNMCGSSIAAAGAPGGPIAAPTQVGLGAAAGPDPKGINVPLAHAATVQGTLVGAPGHPAPQAALPQAAAPQATAQAKAPAHFGPHTMELEGPSGYLPSAMNNTMSVSLEAIGVRSSRRTWAVIALASVGLVALGALGMRCSTGPTQVASGGADPDDPFVIGTPVPEGEAAPGVDFVTGTNEPGGGAPATPSGGTAPSGGSGTSGGGSHGATAQTGRGTSGSGGGAGGTSGRGSASSGSSGAGGGSASASSGSGSSSGSGSAASGSGHSGTGTSSGTGTSSGTGAGSGSGSAGSGSGGSGGAGSGSNSGSASGSESGSGSGTGSGSGGGDAPAGGGDAPAERDIEMDMYAGRVRFLISRYYAARAATCFDRATREDPSISGTVTMGMTIGSDGAVSSARVVRNSTGNASLGTCLQNEIRQWRLSPPPGGESVTMNLPFSR; translated from the coding sequence ATGTACTGCCAAGCCTGCGGCGCCAAGAACACCGAGGACGCTCGGTTCTGCAACATGTGTGGTTCCAGCATCGCGGCCGCGGGTGCCCCCGGTGGACCCATCGCGGCGCCCACCCAGGTGGGGCTCGGGGCAGCGGCGGGACCCGACCCGAAGGGCATTAACGTGCCCTTGGCTCACGCGGCCACCGTTCAAGGGACGCTGGTGGGCGCCCCTGGGCACCCCGCGCCGCAGGCCGCGCTGCCACAGGCTGCGGCGCCACAGGCTACGGCTCAGGCAAAGGCGCCAGCACACTTCGGGCCGCACACGATGGAGCTGGAGGGGCCCTCCGGGTACCTGCCGTCGGCCATGAACAACACCATGAGCGTCTCCCTCGAGGCCATCGGGGTGCGCTCCAGTCGCCGTACGTGGGCGGTGATCGCGCTCGCCTCGGTTGGCCTCGTCGCGCTGGGCGCGCTGGGCATGCGGTGCAGCACGGGCCCTACCCAAGTGGCCAGTGGCGGCGCCGATCCGGACGACCCCTTCGTCATCGGCACGCCCGTTCCCGAAGGCGAGGCGGCGCCCGGCGTGGACTTCGTGACGGGCACCAACGAGCCCGGCGGCGGGGCCCCGGCTACGCCCAGTGGGGGCACTGCACCGAGCGGCGGCAGTGGCACGTCGGGTGGTGGCTCGCACGGCGCCACCGCACAGACGGGCCGCGGGACGTCTGGCAGCGGCGGCGGTGCCGGAGGGACGAGCGGTCGCGGTAGCGCGTCGAGCGGTTCCAGCGGTGCGGGAGGCGGGTCGGCGAGCGCGAGCTCGGGCAGCGGCTCGAGCTCGGGCAGCGGCTCGGCAGCCAGCGGCTCGGGCCACAGCGGTACGGGGACCAGCAGCGGTACGGGGACCAGCAGCGGGACGGGCGCGGGCAGTGGCTCTGGCAGTGCGGGATCTGGCAGCGGTGGCAGTGGCGGCGCTGGCTCGGGCTCGAACAGCGGGAGCGCGAGCGGGTCCGAGAGCGGGAGCGGCTCGGGGACCGGGTCGGGTTCCGGCGGTGGCGACGCCCCTGCGGGCGGGGGCGATGCGCCTGCGGAGCGCGACATCGAGATGGACATGTACGCCGGACGCGTGCGTTTCTTGATCAGCCGCTACTACGCCGCGCGCGCCGCCACCTGCTTCGACCGCGCCACGCGCGAGGACCCCTCCATCAGCGGCACGGTTACCATGGGCATGACCATCGGCAGTGATGGCGCGGTATCCAGCGCGCGCGTCGTGCGCAACAGCACGGGAAACGCGTCGCTCGGCACGTGCTTGCAGAACGAGATCCGCCAGTGGCGCCTGTCTCCGCCCCCGGGCGGCGAGAGCGTCACCATGAACCTCCCGTTCTCGCGCTGA
- a CDS encoding RecX family transcriptional regulator, protein MSERRKKAPRRATPSYLKNAALHYLETRSSSRANLRRLLVRRVERSLQEHGGDREEQLGWVDALLDELVRLRLLDDAVYAAQRARSLARAGNGSRKIRAKLAEKGVPAPLVAAALAELTSPDAPSPDLVAACRFARSRRLGPYRREGEQPRDRELRQKELAKLGRAGFSYEIAIRVVDCENAEITDEIVSSAEF, encoded by the coding sequence GTGAGCGAGCGCCGCAAGAAGGCGCCGCGCCGGGCCACGCCGAGCTACCTGAAGAACGCTGCGCTGCACTACCTCGAGACCCGCAGCTCGAGCCGCGCGAACCTGCGGCGCCTGCTGGTCCGGCGTGTGGAGCGCAGCCTGCAGGAGCACGGGGGTGATCGCGAGGAGCAGCTCGGCTGGGTCGACGCGCTGCTCGACGAGCTGGTGCGGCTTCGGTTGCTGGACGACGCCGTCTACGCCGCTCAACGTGCACGCAGCCTGGCGCGCGCGGGCAACGGTAGCCGGAAGATCCGCGCCAAGCTCGCGGAGAAGGGTGTCCCCGCCCCGCTGGTGGCGGCCGCGCTGGCCGAGCTCACGAGCCCGGACGCGCCCTCACCGGACCTCGTGGCCGCCTGCCGCTTTGCCCGTAGTCGGCGGCTGGGACCCTACCGACGGGAGGGTGAGCAGCCCCGTGACAGGGAGCTGCGCCAGAAGGAGCTGGCCAAGCTGGGGCGGGCTGGGTTTTCTTACGAAATTGCAATCCGCGTCGTGGACTGTGAAAACGCCGAAATTACAGATGAAATAGTTTCATCGGCGGAATTTTGA
- a CDS encoding response regulator transcription factor, whose amino-acid sequence MTSPTPSAALILVDPVHTTCSFVAKALRRAGHHVAETDSAAGCLAVFHAQPGARLVVVDAEILQRADLAAELRAAGRAVYIIAMTRHGTRDETLDALDAGADDTVHRPVDHMELVGRLKTGLRTLEQHAPRRVFDALSEVLDGGQTGELTLRAGGVFGRAHVVRGRLAWVQLSSNPVSLPELVGPSVPSEDLRAVLEDCRTTGRNFATVLVEWGLADQDALRQQIARWLRARVENLDEMRNAEAVFVPGSQRYPEEFTYTLAELGFEAHHSSSRPPVTDTDFDVSLDGITGAWSTPDWLSGLGDLVERALAVAGISGAAILHAPTGQTLAREGELLERDVLGTLLRTWGASADGDPLDWLTARGVTATHHLLALPRHPACLLAVRVVRAEAQGDVTDALDALRQHG is encoded by the coding sequence GTGACGAGCCCCACACCGAGCGCGGCGTTGATCTTGGTGGACCCGGTTCACACGACCTGCTCTTTCGTGGCGAAGGCGCTGCGACGTGCGGGTCACCACGTGGCAGAGACGGACAGCGCCGCTGGATGCCTCGCGGTGTTCCACGCGCAGCCGGGGGCGCGCCTGGTGGTGGTGGACGCGGAGATCCTGCAACGCGCCGACCTCGCCGCCGAGCTCCGCGCGGCGGGCCGCGCCGTGTACATCATCGCGATGACCCGCCACGGCACGCGCGACGAGACGCTGGACGCGCTCGACGCGGGGGCCGACGACACGGTGCATCGCCCCGTGGACCACATGGAGCTGGTGGGGCGGCTGAAGACAGGCTTGCGAACGCTGGAGCAGCACGCTCCGCGGCGCGTGTTCGACGCGCTTTCGGAGGTCTTGGACGGTGGCCAGACGGGCGAGCTCACGCTGCGCGCGGGTGGCGTCTTCGGCCGCGCGCATGTCGTCCGCGGACGACTCGCGTGGGTGCAGCTCTCGTCCAACCCGGTTTCGCTGCCGGAACTGGTGGGGCCCAGCGTGCCCTCCGAAGACCTGCGCGCCGTGCTCGAGGACTGCCGCACCACCGGACGCAACTTCGCGACGGTGCTGGTGGAGTGGGGCTTGGCCGATCAGGACGCGCTGCGGCAACAGATCGCACGCTGGCTGAGGGCGCGCGTCGAAAACCTGGACGAGATGCGCAACGCCGAGGCCGTCTTCGTCCCCGGATCACAGCGCTACCCAGAGGAGTTCACGTACACCCTGGCCGAGCTGGGCTTCGAGGCCCACCACTCGAGCAGCCGGCCGCCCGTGACCGACACCGACTTCGACGTGTCGCTGGACGGCATCACCGGCGCCTGGTCCACGCCGGACTGGCTGAGCGGGCTGGGCGACCTGGTGGAGCGCGCGCTCGCGGTCGCGGGCATCAGCGGCGCCGCGATCCTGCACGCACCCACCGGACAAACGCTGGCTCGGGAAGGAGAGCTGCTGGAGCGCGACGTGCTGGGCACGCTGCTGCGCACGTGGGGTGCGTCGGCCGACGGCGACCCGCTGGACTGGCTGACGGCGCGCGGTGTGACGGCGACACACCACTTGCTCGCGCTGCCACGGCATCCCGCGTGCCTATTGGCGGTGCGCGTGGTCCGCGCGGAGGCGCAGGGAGACGTCACCGACGCGCTCGACGCGCTGCGGCAGCACGGCTGA
- a CDS encoding ATP-binding cassette domain-containing protein — translation MTTDASSPDPAQAPPAAPRVRGLRRIGRLLTLLRPHQGRFAVATLALLLGAGIGLVYPQAVRFAIDEGVRDGSRAVMHQVGIGLLLLFFLQAGMTWFRHYMMSWLGERAVADMRRKVFDSLLLQDATFFHTRRTGELVGRLAGDVAIIEGVVGSELSMAMRHSVQLLGGLVLLFVENAKLALVMLTVIPPLTVAVVLFGRRIRVMSRAVQDRLAETNARVQESLGAITTVQAFGREAHESEAYGDTVEHAFADSLRLARWRASFMSVATLSGFVAIGLIVWLGGLMVADGELSPGSLTAFMLYTGVVAVALGSLVGIWAALQRAAGATERLFALIDLVPRVREPERPETLPSSHAARGAVSFEGVSYRYPSRPDQPVLVDVSLSVAPGTSVALVGPSGAGKTTLTALVPRFYDVDAGAVRVGGVDVRALPLHALRDLIAIVPQEPVLFSGTIAENIAYGREGVTQTQVEAAARDANAHDFILGFPDGYATVVGERGVQLSGGQRQRVAIARAIAKDPRILILDEATSSLDAESEKLVQAALERLMKGRTTLVIAHRLSTVRNADRICVLEAGTLVEDGTHDELMAHGGVYSRLVLHQLS, via the coding sequence TTGACCACCGACGCGTCATCCCCCGACCCCGCACAGGCCCCGCCGGCCGCGCCACGCGTGCGTGGGCTGCGCCGCATCGGGCGCCTCCTGACGTTGCTGCGGCCCCACCAGGGGCGCTTCGCGGTGGCGACGCTGGCGCTGCTGCTCGGCGCTGGGATCGGACTCGTCTACCCGCAGGCCGTGCGCTTCGCCATCGACGAAGGCGTGCGCGACGGCTCGCGGGCTGTGATGCACCAGGTGGGCATCGGCCTCTTGCTGCTGTTCTTCCTGCAGGCCGGCATGACCTGGTTCCGGCACTACATGATGAGCTGGCTCGGCGAGCGCGCGGTGGCGGACATGCGGCGCAAGGTGTTCGACAGCCTGCTGCTGCAGGACGCGACCTTCTTCCACACGCGCCGCACGGGAGAGCTGGTGGGGCGCCTGGCGGGGGACGTGGCCATCATCGAGGGCGTGGTGGGCTCGGAGCTGAGCATGGCCATGCGCCACTCGGTGCAGCTGCTGGGCGGCTTGGTGCTGCTGTTCGTGGAGAACGCGAAGCTGGCGCTGGTGATGTTGACCGTGATCCCCCCGCTCACCGTCGCGGTGGTGCTCTTCGGGCGCCGCATCCGCGTGATGAGCCGCGCCGTGCAGGACCGCCTGGCAGAGACCAACGCGCGCGTGCAGGAGTCCCTCGGCGCCATCACCACGGTGCAGGCCTTCGGTCGTGAAGCCCACGAGAGCGAGGCCTACGGCGACACGGTCGAGCACGCGTTCGCCGACTCGCTGCGGCTGGCCCGCTGGCGCGCGTCGTTCATGTCGGTGGCCACGCTGTCCGGCTTCGTCGCGATCGGGCTGATCGTCTGGCTCGGCGGCCTGATGGTGGCCGACGGGGAGCTCAGCCCGGGCAGCCTGACCGCCTTCATGCTCTACACCGGCGTGGTGGCCGTGGCGCTCGGCAGCTTGGTGGGCATCTGGGCGGCGCTGCAGCGTGCGGCGGGAGCGACGGAGCGCTTGTTCGCGCTGATCGACCTGGTGCCGCGGGTGCGCGAGCCCGAGCGCCCCGAGACGCTCCCCAGCAGCCACGCCGCGCGCGGGGCCGTGAGCTTCGAGGGCGTGTCGTACCGCTATCCGTCGCGCCCGGACCAGCCCGTGCTGGTGGACGTGAGCCTCAGCGTGGCACCCGGCACGAGCGTGGCGCTGGTGGGCCCGAGCGGCGCCGGCAAGACCACACTCACGGCGCTGGTGCCCCGCTTCTACGACGTGGACGCTGGCGCGGTGCGCGTGGGCGGCGTGGACGTGCGCGCGCTCCCACTGCACGCGCTGCGCGACCTGATCGCCATCGTGCCGCAGGAGCCCGTGCTGTTCTCGGGGACCATCGCGGAGAACATCGCGTACGGGCGCGAGGGCGTGACGCAGACGCAGGTGGAGGCTGCGGCGCGCGACGCCAACGCGCACGACTTCATCCTCGGCTTCCCGGACGGCTACGCGACGGTCGTGGGCGAGCGCGGCGTGCAGCTCTCGGGAGGGCAGCGACAGCGCGTGGCCATCGCGCGCGCCATCGCGAAGGACCCACGCATCCTGATCTTGGACGAGGCCACCAGCAGCCTGGACGCCGAGAGCGAGAAGCTGGTGCAGGCCGCACTGGAGCGCCTGATGAAGGGGCGCACCACGCTGGTCATCGCACACCGGCTGAGCACGGTACGCAACGCCGACCGCATCTGCGTGCTGGAGGCGGGCACGCTGGTGGAGGACGGCACGCACGACGAGCTGATGGCGCACGGCGGGGTCTACAGTCGGCTGGTGCTACACCAGCTCAGCTGA
- a CDS encoding LLM class F420-dependent oxidoreductase, whose product MKIATTVVYASNQREALDQVVAYEQAGLDIYWVPEAYGFDAPTTLGYLAAKTSRIELGSAIMNVYSRTPSCIAQTAAGLDFVTGGRAILGLGASGPQVIEGFHGIPYAKPIARTKEVIDLVRRALKREVLTSDGIVKLPLPAGQGTGLAKPLKLLTHPVRPAVPCFVAALADKSVESTAANADGWIPIFYSPEKAKAVWGDALAAGKAKRSDALGPLDIVAGGMVVIGDDVKKYLELARPQLALYIGGMGARGKNFYYDVACHYGYEEQAKQIQDLYLSGKKAEAEALVPLEMLEQTNLVGPESYVKERIAAYRESGVTILNVGFVTPDAVQIIEKLKTWTA is encoded by the coding sequence ATGAAGATCGCCACGACCGTCGTCTACGCCAGCAACCAGCGCGAAGCCCTCGACCAGGTGGTCGCGTACGAGCAAGCGGGCCTCGACATCTACTGGGTGCCGGAGGCCTACGGCTTCGACGCGCCGACCACCCTCGGCTACCTGGCCGCGAAGACGAGCCGCATCGAGCTCGGCTCGGCCATCATGAACGTCTACTCGCGTACGCCGAGCTGCATCGCGCAAACCGCTGCGGGCCTCGACTTCGTCACGGGGGGTCGCGCCATCCTCGGCCTCGGCGCGTCGGGTCCGCAGGTCATCGAGGGCTTCCACGGTATCCCGTATGCGAAGCCCATCGCGCGCACCAAGGAGGTCATCGACCTGGTGCGTCGTGCGCTCAAGCGCGAGGTGCTCACCAGCGACGGCATCGTGAAGCTCCCGCTCCCCGCGGGCCAGGGTACCGGCCTCGCCAAGCCGCTCAAGCTGCTGACGCACCCCGTGCGTCCCGCGGTGCCCTGCTTCGTGGCTGCGCTTGCCGACAAGAGCGTCGAGTCCACCGCCGCGAACGCCGACGGGTGGATCCCCATCTTCTACAGTCCCGAGAAGGCCAAGGCCGTGTGGGGTGACGCGCTCGCCGCCGGCAAGGCGAAGCGCAGCGACGCGCTCGGGCCGCTCGACATCGTCGCCGGCGGCATGGTGGTGATCGGTGACGACGTGAAGAAGTACCTCGAGCTCGCGCGCCCGCAGCTGGCCCTCTACATCGGCGGCATGGGCGCGCGCGGCAAGAACTTCTACTACGACGTCGCGTGTCACTACGGCTACGAAGAGCAGGCCAAGCAGATCCAGGACCTCTACCTCTCCGGCAAGAAGGCCGAGGCCGAGGCGCTGGTCCCGCTGGAGATGCTCGAGCAGACCAACCTGGTGGGTCCCGAGAGCTACGTGAAGGAGCGCATCGCCGCCTACCGCGAGTCGGGCGTCACGATCCTGAACGTGGGCTTCGTCACGCCGGACGCCGTCCAGATCATCGAGAAGCTCAAGACCTGGACTGCGTGA
- a CDS encoding 5,10-methylenetetrahydrofolate reductase: protein MSPDALIVYDIQPETERTDAPRPFPFLPTLDPERYAADALASVDVPKIVYRCVPKGSRADFMAYLDEVRTADAPRHAVLVGAPGRDAYPTGLPLSEAYRLTARHAPELMLGGIAIAERHAHGATEHLRMLEKTQRGCRFFVTQAVYDVSGTKSLLSDYALALAERGEQPVPVIVTLSPCGSEKTLAFMKWLGISFPRWLENELLHSSDVLGQSLALCEQIHTELSSFAAAKGIPLGVNIESVSIRRAEIDASVELFRRLRGK from the coding sequence CTGTCCCCGGACGCGCTGATCGTCTACGACATCCAGCCGGAGACCGAGCGCACGGACGCCCCGCGCCCCTTCCCGTTCCTCCCCACGCTCGACCCGGAGCGCTACGCGGCGGACGCGCTGGCCAGCGTGGACGTGCCCAAGATCGTGTACCGCTGTGTCCCCAAGGGCTCACGCGCAGACTTCATGGCCTACCTCGACGAGGTGCGCACCGCAGACGCACCTCGTCACGCCGTGCTCGTCGGCGCACCGGGGCGCGATGCCTATCCGACCGGGCTGCCGCTGTCCGAGGCCTACCGGCTGACGGCGCGGCACGCACCAGAACTGATGCTGGGCGGCATCGCCATCGCTGAGCGTCACGCGCACGGCGCGACCGAGCACCTGCGCATGCTGGAAAAGACCCAGCGGGGGTGCCGCTTCTTCGTGACCCAGGCGGTCTACGACGTGTCGGGCACCAAGTCGCTGCTGTCCGACTACGCGCTCGCCCTGGCGGAGCGCGGCGAGCAGCCCGTGCCGGTGATCGTCACGCTCTCGCCGTGCGGGTCCGAAAAGACCCTCGCGTTCATGAAGTGGCTCGGCATCTCGTTCCCGCGCTGGCTGGAGAACGAGCTGCTGCACTCGTCGGACGTGCTGGGCCAGTCGCTGGCCCTGTGCGAGCAGATCCACACGGAGCTCTCGTCCTTCGCAGCTGCCAAGGGCATCCCGCTGGGCGTGAACATCGAGAGCGTGTCCATCCGGCGCGCCGAGATCGACGCATCGGTCGAGCTCTTCCGACGCCTGCGCGGGAAGTGA